A region of the Anaerolineae bacterium genome:
AACGGCGGCGGGCATAATACCATGCGGCTGAACTACTCCAATGCCAGCCCGGAGATGATCCGCGAGGGCATTCGCCGGCTGGGACGGGCCATCGCCCGGGAGATTGACGGATGAGCGAGGAAGGCCCTGCCGCCTCTGCGCCGGCGGTCGAGACCAGCCTGCGCGTGCGCTATGCCGAGACCGATGCCCAGGGTGTGGTCTATTACGCCAACTATCTGGTCTGGTTCGAGGTCGGGCGCGTGGAGTTTATCCGCCGGCACGGCATCTCCTACGCCGATTTCGAGGCACAGGGCCTGGGCATCATGATTGTGGAGGCGCAGTGCCGCTATTACGCGCCGGCCTTCTTCGACGACCTCGTCACCATCCGCACCTGGATCGACGAAATGCGGCGCAGTAGCTTCCGCTTCCGCTATCAGGTCCGCCGTGGGGAAACTCTGCTGGCGGAGGGCTATACCGTACAGGTGATGGTGGACCTGGATCGGAGGGAGCCGGTGCCCATTCCGCCGGCCCTCCGCCGGCTTTTCCTCGGGGACGA
Encoded here:
- a CDS encoding acyl-CoA thioesterase, whose amino-acid sequence is MSEEGPAASAPAVETSLRVRYAETDAQGVVYYANYLVWFEVGRVEFIRRHGISYADFEAQGLGIMIVEAQCRYYAPAFFDDLVTIRTWIDEMRRSSFRFRYQVRRGETLLAEGYTVQVMVDLDRREPVPIPPALRRLFLGDEGG